The proteins below come from a single Biomphalaria glabrata chromosome 10, xgBioGlab47.1, whole genome shotgun sequence genomic window:
- the LOC106054355 gene encoding eukaryotic translation initiation factor 3 subunit M-like — MNVPVFIDIAVPLQTLELRTFLKSLGAEISEENAESGLLTDLKNIIEASKFCWSLNNEADIEMVFNGIISLLLVVPVQEAESVVTLFCEKVGKLPEGDKRVAIRLRMLSNLFYGLEEEASLRYVVLCSMVRLAGQNDLLSMVPVDLEKIKKWINLWEISSAKVQMLYRTLHESLIACNMRELATKVMIELLGTYTEENASQARDDAHKCIVTCLADPNTFLMDHLLSLKPVKFLEGELIHDLLTIFVSGKLAQYQQFYKNHTDFINSLGPSHEENMRKMRLLTFMQMCENTKEMAFSLIQDEMQLEKDQVEEFIIDVLKTKAVRARIDQIQEKVIVNSTTFRTFSKHHWQVIRQHLATWQENLARLEINFENVSLLQSQVQQQ; from the exons atgaaTGTTCCTGTATTTATTGACATTGCCGTTCCTCTTCAG acATTGGAGTTAAGAACTTTTTTGAAATCGCTGGGAGCAGAAATTTCTGAAGAAAATGCAGAGTCTGGTCTTTTAACTGaccttaaaaacattattgaagcAAGTAAATTCTGCTGGAGTTTAAACAATGAAGCAG aTATTGAAATGGTTTTCAATGGGATCATTTCCCTCTTGCTTGTGGTGCCTGTCCAAGAAGCAGAAAGTGTGGTCACATTATTTTGTGAAAAAGTTGGGAAATTGCCTGAAGGAGATAAACGAGTTGCCATTAGGCTTAGGAT GTTGAGTAATTTATTTTATGGCTTAGAGGAGGAAGCGAGCCTGAGATATGTAGTTTTGTGTAGCATGGTACGTCTGGCTGGACAGAATGATCTATTGTCAATGGTTCCAGTTGACTTAGAGAAA ATCAAAAAGTGGATAAATCTTTGGGAAATCAGTTCTGCCAAGGTTCAGATGTTATATAGAACTTTACACGAGTCTTTAATTGCTTGCAATATGAG AGAGCTAGCCACCAAAGTAATGATAGAACTACTGGGCACCTACACAGAGGAGAATGCCTCCCAGGCTCGGGATGATGCCCATAAATGTATTGTAACTTGTTTAGCTGACCCAAATACATTTCTTATGGACCACTTACTGTCCCTTAAGCCAGTCAAATTTCTAGAAGGAGAACTTATACATGAT CTCCTGACTATCTTTGTATCTGGTAAACTTGCCCAGTACCAACAGTTTTATAAAAACCATACAGACTTTATCAACTCTTTAG GTCCATCACATGAAGAAAACATGCGCAAAATGAGACTGCTGACCTTTATGCAGATGTGTGAGAATACAAAAGAAATGGCTTTCAGCTTAATACAAGATGAAATGCAGCTTGAGAAAGATCAAGTTGAGGAGTTTATCATTGATG TTCTAAAGACCAAAGCAGTGAGAGCAAGGATTGATCAAATCCAAGAGAAAGTGATTGTTAATTCCACAACATTTAGGACATTTAGCAAACACCACTGGCAG GTGATTCGTCAACATTTGGCTACATGGCAAGAGAATTTGGCACGTCTGGAGATCAACTTTGAAAATGTTTCCCTTTTGCAGTCCCAAGTCCAACAACAATAG
- the LOC106054354 gene encoding low-density lipoprotein receptor-related protein 6-like, whose protein sequence is MDQCTVTCVLVCVTWIVSLSNADPFLLFANHRNIQIIDVKSSRSNASVIISGMEDSAAVDFIYDDAAIYWSDVSLEVIKMVYLNDTKNPKVVVSVGVDSPDGLACDWVGRKLYWTDSMTNRIEVSNLDGQHRKVLFWHHIDQPRAIALDPQNGYMYWTDWGETPKIEKAGMDGNEDTRSVIINDNIFWPNGLTIDYEASKLYWADGKLGYIHSCDFDGKNRHSVIDGSLPHPFALTLFENQLYWTDWQNKSIKTCNKLTGADGTVVLDQIYSPMDIHAFMKSRQPVGRNMCGGNNGGCSHLCLLSPLPPYFTCACPTGVKLLANNRTCANGPEKMLLLARRSDIRKISLDTSDYTDVALQLKDVSHAIILDYDIAEGMVYWTDEKIKKIQRAYLNGSGQEAIVTTEVDNPDGLAIDWIAKNLYWTDTGTDRIEVSRLNGSSRKVLISDGLLEPRAICLNPVDGYMYWADWGKPPAIERAFLDGTNRTVIVSSEVGWPNGLAVDIVHRKLYWGDAQIDRIEVADLDGSNRRILVSQNLPHIFSFALVDEFIYWTDWQSRTLERVNRYTGLNRTIIIDQLPDVMGIVAVDIHRPNGTNTCAGNNGNCSHLCLYRPQPLNHICACPMGLELTYDGHTCIVPVAFLLFSGQSDIHRVSLLTNQQSQVIPIPGAQKATAIDFDISDGRIYWTDVELQHISRAFMNGSSAQNIIQFGLDFPEGMAVDWVAHNIYWADTRKNRIEVARLDGSSRKVLVWSNLLEPKAIAVDPPNGYIYWTTLAKENQALERAHLNGTNRRKLLNKIGRTQDLTIDYVERRLYWTNLDTHSIMSCDMNGDDLRQVVQSDIQEPMGLSIYQDYVYWTDLKAKTIERANKVNGLNRTLIQENVDFAMDLLVFHNSRQFGTNACGQNNGGCSHLCLAHPANESNTTHHCACPTHYTLNSDRLTCSAPKQYLLLSTKNTTIRLVIENVENVVNYPEVVLPIHGMRNIKAIEYDPVGEYLYWIEGKHKIRRAYDNGTKISTFVTDSENVFQPYDIAIDPYARTLYWTCQVKDVINVTRIGNVSIPIGVIMPSSPSFKPRSLVLYPEKGKLYFTNMITPPRIEVALMDGSERHTLFDSVLYNPQSLTIDTKERNLYWVDSNLGRIEYSDLTGGNRRVLVDHQIGSSRGLAVFGKFLYWLGKESFVERIHKKGNKRLWVRGRIPGLSDMIAVEHSISASWHPCYNNSGGCSHICFITEDKKVRCSCPVHLVLKSDKQTCAEPPTCAADMFKCHSGGVQCIPLVWKCDYHSECEDNSDELNCVTCNSNQFKCASGQCIDKKYKCDGRKNCDDESDEKDCCTAENCDCADCQTPQECKDSNGNLCPSKGPQPGPSKTSKDYTIAIVVVVVFLLVVIGLILVCRHKSNSVPLDEDIGMVKKPLNPQVPSVQDGSSPQNTLSRGKSQATGISMGSESGPPFYDRNHVTGASSSSSSVTQYPQETLNPPPSPVTDRSVYTAPVGDINLSLNSLPSSVPRAGSGGRRRMHKRHHHHHHHHPIPPPPTTPCSTDVCEDSEPYYQTVPLHTSTPSNNKYSNRSSRTRSSRSSSKKFKYYINSTAMELNYDSDPYPPPPTPRSHYYSDVSCPPSPSTERSFFNPYPPPPSPVATSDC, encoded by the exons ctgaCCCCTTTCTTCTGTTCGCCAACCACAGAAACATCCAAATAATTGATGTGAAAAGTTCAAGGTCCAATGCCAGTGTTATCATATCTGGCATGGAAGACTCAGCTGCTGTTGATTTCATCTATGACGATGCTGCTATCTATTGGTCAGATGTCTCTTTGGAAGTTATCAAAATGGTCTACCTGAATGACACAAAGAATCCTAAAGTGGTTGTGTCAGTTGGAGTGGACTCCCCTGATGGCCTTGCTTGTGACTGGGTTGGTAGAAAGCTGTACTGGACAGATTCTATGACCAACCGCATTGAAGTGAGTAATTTGGATGGACAGCATCGAAAAGTTCTTTTCTGGCATCACATAGACCAACCAAGAGCTATTGCTTTAGATCCACAAAATGG TTACATGTACTGGACTGATTGGGGTGAAACACCCAAAATTGAAAAGGCTGGAATGGATGGAAATGAGGATACCAGATCTGTCATTATAAATGATAACATCTTTTGGCCCAATGGATTAACCATTGATTATGAAGCCTCAAAACTCTATTGGGCTGATGGGAAACTTGGTTACATTCATAG CTGTGATTTTGATGGCAAGAATCGACATTCAGTTATTGATGGATCTCTGCCCCATCCTTTTGCTTTGACCCTTTTTGAAAATCAGCTGTACTGGACTGACTGGCAGAATAAATCCATAAAGACATGCAATAAGCTAACAGGTGCAGATGGGACTGTTGTTCTGGATCAAATCTATTCCCCTATGGATATACATGCTTTTATGAAGAGCAGACAACCTGTAG GTCGTAACATGTGTGGGGGGAATAATGGAGGATGCTCACATTTATGTCTATTGTCTCCATTGCCACCTTATTTCACATGTGCCTGCCCAACTGGAGTTAAATTATTGGCCAACAACAGAACATGTGCCAACG GCCCTGAAAAGATGCTGTTGTTGGCTCGACGATCTGACATTAGAAAGATTTCCTTGGATACTTCTGACTACACTGATGTGGCTTTACAACTGAAAGATGTTTCTCATGCCATTATCTTGGATTATGACATTGCAGAAGGCATGGTTTATTGGACGgatgaaaaaattaaaaagattcAGCGAGCTTATTTAAATGGTTCAG GACAAGAAGCTATAGTGACTACAGAGGTAGACAACCCTGATGGGCTTGCTATTGATTGGATAGCCAAAAACTTGTACTGGACAGACACTGGAACTGACAGAATAGAAGTGTCCAGATTAAATGGTTCTTCAAGGAAGGTTCTTATCTCTGATGGCCTTTTGGAACCCAGAGCAATCTGTCTGAATCCAGTTGATGg GTATATGTATTGGGCTGACTGGGGAAAGCCACCCGCCATTGAAAGAGCCTTCCTTGACGGCACTAACAGAACGGTTATAGTATCCTCAGAGGTAGGCTGGCCTAACGGGCTGGCTGTTGATATCGTTCACCGGAAACTCTACTGGGGGGATGCACAAATTGACCGCATTGAAGTTGCAGATTTAGATGGCAGCAATAGAAGGATTTTAGTTTCGCAGAATCTGCCACATATATTTAGCTTTGCATTAGTGG ATGAGTTTATTTATTGGACGGACTGGCAAAGCCGCACCTTAGAAAGGGTCAATAGATATACTGGTCTGAATAGGACAATTATAATTGATCAACTGCCAGATGTGATGGGAATAGTTGCTGTTGATATCCACAGGCCCAATG gcACTAACACCTGTGCAGGAAATAATGGCAATTGCAGCCACCTGTGTTTGTACAGACCACAGCCATTAAATCACATCTGTGCATGTCCAATGGGCTTGGAGCTAACATATGATGGACATACATGTATTGTACCTGTGGCCTTTCTCCTGTTCTCTGGCCAGTCAGACATCCACAGAGTCTCCCTACTGACCAACCAACAAAGCCAAGTCATCCCTATACCTGGAGCCCAGAAGGCCACTGCTATTGACTTTGACATATCTGATGGGAGAATCTATTGGACTGATGTGGAATTGcag CATATCAGCAGAGCCTTTATGAATGGTAGCTCAGCTCAAAACATTATCCAGTTTGGGCTAGACTTCCCTGAAGGTATGGCTGTAGACTGGGTGGCACACAACATATACTGGGCTGATACCAGGAAAAACAGGATTGAAGTTGCCCGGCTGGATGGATCATCCAGAAAAGTTTTAGTTTGGAGCAACCTACTGGAGCCAAAAGCCATTGCAGTAGATCCTCCTAATGG TTACATCTACTGGACAACTCTTGCTAAAGAAAATCAAGCTTTGGAGAGAGCACATTTGAATGGAACCAATCGCAGGAAACTTTTGAACAAAATTGGAAGAACTCAGGATTTAACCATAGATTATGTTGAGCGCAGATTATATTGGACTAATTTAGATACTCATAGTATCATGTCATGTGATATGAATG GAGATGATCTTCGTCAAGTTGTCCAATCAGATATACAGGAGCCAATGGGTTTGAGTATATATCAAGATTATGTCTACTGGACAGATTTGAAAGCCAAGACCATTGAGAGGGCTAATAAGGTGAATGGTTTGAACAGAACATTGATACAAGAAAATGTAGACTTTGCCATGGACCTTCTTGTGTTTCACAACTCTAGACAGTTTG GTACTAATGCTTGCGGTCAGAACAATGGAGGGTGCTCACATCTGTGTTTAGCACATCCTGCCAATGAAAGCAACACTACACACCATTGTGCTTGTCCAACACACTATACCCTCAATAGTGATCGACTCACTTGTTCAG CGCCTAAACAATATTTGCTACTGTCTACCAAGAATACCACCATACGGCTGGTCATTGAAAATGTGGAAAATGTAGTCAACTACCCCGAAGTAGTTTTGCCAATTCATGGCATGAGAAACATAAAAGCCATAGAATATGATCCAGTTGGAGAATATTTGTATTGGATAGAAGGCAAACATAAGATTAGAAGAGCGTATGACAATGGGACTAAG ATTAGTACATTTGTAACAGATAGTGAGAATGTGTTCCAGCCCTATGACATTGCTATTGACCCATATGCTCGAACACTTTACTGGACTTGTCAAGTCAAGGATGTTATCAATGTCACTCGCATTGGCAATGTCAGTATTCCCATTGGTGTCATCATGCCTTCTTCTCCTAGTTTTAAACCAAGATCTCTAGTGCTGTACCCAGAAAAAgg GAAGCTTTATTTCACAAATATGATAACTCCTCCAAGAATTGAAGTGGCCCTAATGGATGGTTCAGAGAGACATACATTGTTTGACTCTGTTTTATACAACCCCCAGTCTTTAACAATTGACACCAAGGAAAGAAATTTATATTGGGTAGACTCTAACCTTGGCCGTATTGAATACTCTGATCTAACAGGCGGTAATAGACGTGTACTTGTGGATCATCAA ATTGGTAGCTCGAGAGGATTAGCTGTGTTTGGCAAGTTTCTTTACTGGCTTGGCAAAGAATCGTTTGTTGAAAGGATTCACAAAAAAGGCAACAAACGTCTGTGGGTGAGGGGTCGCATCCCAGGCCTCTCCGACATGATTGCAGTGGAGCACTCCATCTCAGCCTCCTGGCACCCATGCTACAACAACAGCGGCGGATGCTCACATATTTGCTTCATTACTGAAGACAAGAAAGTCCGCTGCTCATGTCCTGTTCATCTTGTGCTGAAGTCTGACAAACAGACTTGTGCTGAGCCACCTACATGTGCAGCAGACATGTTTAAGTGCCACAGCGGGGGTGTCCAGTGCATACCTCTTGTTTGGAAGTGTGACTACCACTCAGAGTGCGAGGACAATTCTGATGAGTTGAACTGTGTCACCTGCAACTCTAATCAGTTCAAGTGTGCCAGTGGGCAGTGCATAGATAAGAAGTACAAATGTGATGGAAGAAAAAACTGTGATGATGAATCCGATGAAAAGGATTGTTGCACTGCAGAAAACTGTGACTGTGCTGATTGCCAGACACCACAGGAATGCAAAGATTCCAATGGAAACTTGTGTCCAAGTAAAGGCCCGCAACCAGGTCCCAGCAAAACTTCAAAAGATTACACTatagcaatagttgttgttgTAGTCTTCCTTTTGGTTGTGATAGGACTTATCTTAGTCTGTCGACACAAGTCAAACAGTGTGCCATTAGATGAAGACATTGGTATGGTGAAAAAGCCATTGAACCCTCAAGTGCCTTCAGTGCAGGATGGCTCCAGCCCGCAGAACACATTGAGTCGAGGCAAATCTCAGGCTACTGGTATCTCCATGGGCTCTGAGTCTGGTCCACCTTTTTATGACAGGAATCATGTCACTGGAGCATCTTCCAGCAGTTCTTCAGTCACACAGTATCCCCAGGAGACTTTGAATCCGCCACCTTCCCCTGTGACAGACAGGTCAGTGTATACTGCCCCTGTAGGTGACATCAACCTTTCACTCAACAGTTTGCCTTCGTCAGTGCCAAGAGCTGGTAGTGGAGGGAGGAGGCGGATGCACAAACGGCATCACCATCACCACCACCATCATCCCATTCCACCACCTCCAACCACACCTTGCTCCACTGATGTCTGCGAGGACAGTGAGCCTTACTACCAAACAGTACCACTTCACACTTCCACACCATCAAACAATAAGTACAGCAATAGGTCCTCTCGTACTCGCTCGTCGAGGTCCAGCAGcaaaaaatttaaatactaTATTAACAGCACTGCAATGGAATTGAACTACGACTCTGACCcataccccccacccccaacacCTCGAAGTCATTATTACTCTGACGTCAGTTGTCCGCCTTCCCCATCGACAGAGCGGAGCTTTTTCAACCCTTACCCCCCGCCACCATCGCCAGTGGCTACTTCAGACTGCTGA